A stretch of the Sulfurimonas sp. HSL3-1 genome encodes the following:
- a CDS encoding EAL and HDOD domain-containing protein — translation MKTTHTFARQPILDTEKNIYGYEFYYRNNVGESGFENARAATASLLVALLNQIGLQKASENRPLFINIDSSVLLTDLLLAVPPKLFVFALPADAQLGTREAEVLRKLHHSGYRFALENIDTQQGLTGVYDVLLPFIDFIKIDASATDNDLLPKIVDRFKGKQLVAERVEIDDVFDAYRESGFRYFQGFACGAPVLMEYNRVDPKHMGVVKIYNMLLDGTPMDQIAKEMRNHNELSMQLLQYLHSHSLNNPFPNRSIEEIIVKMGTEQLKHWLSLIIFAKSGQTIQEGKSPLSKLMEQRIDVMHCTISCMQSEDEQLFDSARLMALISLMEPVLGLPLKAALSGLPVDNHIEDALLLHSGRLGKIFGLALALEKDDAASVRLLMDELGLEPEILPTLKNMIKM, via the coding sequence ATGAAAACGACACACACTTTTGCACGGCAGCCTATTTTGGATACCGAAAAGAACATCTACGGCTATGAGTTTTATTACCGCAACAATGTCGGCGAAAGCGGCTTCGAGAACGCCCGGGCCGCGACCGCCTCCCTGCTCGTGGCGCTGCTCAACCAGATCGGGTTGCAAAAAGCCTCCGAGAACCGCCCGCTCTTTATCAACATCGATTCGTCGGTCCTGCTGACGGACCTCCTGCTGGCGGTCCCGCCGAAGCTGTTTGTTTTCGCCCTCCCCGCCGACGCGCAGCTGGGAACCCGGGAGGCGGAGGTCCTCAGAAAACTGCATCACAGCGGCTACCGCTTCGCCCTTGAGAACATTGATACGCAGCAGGGGCTCACCGGCGTTTACGACGTCCTGCTTCCCTTTATCGATTTCATCAAGATCGACGCCAGTGCCACCGACAACGATCTGCTGCCGAAGATCGTCGATCGCTTCAAAGGCAAACAGCTGGTTGCCGAACGCGTCGAGATCGACGACGTCTTCGATGCCTACCGAGAAAGTGGCTTCCGCTACTTCCAGGGATTTGCCTGCGGTGCGCCCGTCCTGATGGAGTACAACCGTGTCGACCCCAAGCACATGGGAGTCGTCAAGATCTACAACATGCTGCTTGACGGCACCCCCATGGACCAGATCGCCAAGGAGATGCGCAATCACAACGAGCTCTCCATGCAGCTGCTGCAGTACCTGCACTCCCACTCCCTCAACAACCCCTTTCCCAACCGCTCCATCGAGGAGATCATTGTCAAAATGGGCACCGAGCAGCTCAAACACTGGCTCTCGCTGATCATCTTCGCCAAAAGCGGCCAGACAATCCAGGAGGGCAAAAGCCCCCTCTCAAAACTGATGGAGCAGCGCATCGACGTCATGCACTGTACCATCAGCTGCATGCAGAGCGAGGATGAACAGCTCTTTGACAGCGCACGCCTCATGGCCCTGATCTCCCTGATGGAACCGGTCCTCGGCCTCCCCCTCAAAGCGGCGCTCTCCGGACTGCCGGTCGACAACCATATCGAAGATGCCCTGCTGCTGCATTCGGGCCGCCTCGGGAAGATCTTCGGCCTGGCCCTGGCCCTGGAAAAAGATGACGCCGCCTCGGTACGCCTGCTGATGGACGAGCTGGGGCTGGAGCCGGAGATTCTCCCGACACTGAAAAACATGATCAAAATGTAA
- the hisH gene encoding imidazole glycerol phosphate synthase subunit HisH, producing the protein MIGICDYNMGNLASVKNAFALLGEDVAVESDPDKLAGYDRLILPGVGAYGDAMEHLRERGMDEALRAYACSGKPMLGICLGMQLLFESSEEFGPNPGLGLIKGKVIAFDTAKFDHPLKVPHMGWNRMFTREHPLFAGLDEAHYLYFVHSFHAVAGEDADIIGETEYGYRFTSAVAHDNVMGIQPHPEKSHKNGLQILKNFINL; encoded by the coding sequence ATGATAGGTATCTGTGACTACAACATGGGCAACCTGGCCAGCGTGAAAAATGCTTTTGCGCTGCTGGGGGAGGACGTTGCCGTCGAGAGCGACCCGGACAAACTCGCCGGGTACGACCGGCTGATCCTCCCCGGCGTCGGGGCTTACGGAGACGCGATGGAGCACCTGCGCGAACGGGGCATGGACGAGGCGCTGCGGGCGTATGCGTGCAGCGGCAAACCGATGCTGGGCATCTGCCTGGGTATGCAGTTGCTGTTTGAAAGCAGCGAGGAGTTCGGACCGAACCCGGGGCTGGGGCTGATCAAAGGGAAGGTGATCGCCTTCGATACGGCGAAGTTCGACCATCCGCTGAAGGTGCCGCACATGGGATGGAACCGCATGTTCACCCGGGAACACCCCCTCTTTGCGGGGCTTGACGAGGCGCACTACCTCTACTTTGTCCACTCCTTCCATGCCGTGGCCGGTGAGGATGCGGACATCATCGGGGAAACGGAGTACGGCTACCGTTTTACGAGCGCCGTCGCCCACGACAACGTGATGGGCATCCAGCCCCACCCGGAGAAGAGCCACAAGAACGGGCTGCAGATCCTGAAAAACTTTATCAACCTGTGA
- a CDS encoding 2'-5' RNA ligase family protein yields the protein MRLFLAQAATLYDYPGIQAAFTPCMQGRWRPESSLHATLLFLGDRFPPERVIDLVRRCDLPMADAYIKGIERFSHNRILYAASEHPTLVEGHRMLSSAFEMQPHGHYIPHVTLMRYKKIETACFEKEKTTAEAVIAGKIEGGLKLMRSTLTPAGAVYDTLYAF from the coding sequence ATGCGCCTCTTTCTCGCCCAGGCGGCGACGCTTTACGACTACCCCGGTATCCAGGCAGCCTTCACCCCCTGTATGCAGGGCCGGTGGCGCCCGGAATCCTCCCTGCACGCGACACTGCTCTTCCTGGGGGATCGCTTCCCTCCCGAAAGGGTCATCGACCTTGTCCGCCGCTGCGATCTCCCCATGGCCGATGCCTATATCAAAGGGATTGAACGCTTTTCCCACAACCGCATCCTTTATGCCGCGAGCGAGCACCCGACACTGGTGGAGGGGCACCGGATGCTCAGCAGCGCTTTTGAAATGCAGCCCCACGGGCACTACATCCCCCACGTCACCCTGATGCGCTACAAAAAGATCGAGACGGCATGTTTCGAAAAGGAGAAGACGACTGCCGAGGCGGTCATTGCGGGGAAAATAGAAGGGGGGTTAAAACTGATGCGCAGCACGTTGACGCCCGCCGGCGCCGTCTACGACACTCTTTACGCGTTCTGA
- a CDS encoding aminopeptidase P N-terminal domain-containing protein, producing MNELTYKQRRDRLLAQMEEGAAVLGTATLKTRSNDTEYPYRQNSDFFYLTGFEEDNAALVLVKGGDTNKSILFVQPKVEEMELWTGKRTGVDAAKERFDFDEVYSVEQFEEKLPELLQNLPRLYGDIFGADERFESARNAADTLRHKRETKRPVSQMIDVTQMVRQMRLRKSEEEIATIRAGLEITAAAHHHAMAVCTPGMMEYALQAEYEYMFTKNGAYSDAYTTIIAGGDHANTLHYIKNDAPLNAGDLVLIDAGCEYRHYATDITRTFPVDGRFSEAQREVYEAVLAVQVAVIAQIGPGLLKSELQKNAEWMLCEKMVALGILQGEVDALIEAKAHKKYFPHGIGHWMGIDVHDQAPYHDAEGNELPLAPGMVLTIEPGLYLPEGDESLPERYRGIGIRIEDDILVTESGCENLSVAVAKSVEAIEARCAQNA from the coding sequence ATGAACGAATTGACCTATAAACAGAGGCGTGACCGGCTCTTGGCACAGATGGAAGAGGGCGCTGCCGTGCTCGGTACCGCGACCCTGAAGACCCGCTCCAACGACACGGAATACCCCTATCGGCAAAACAGCGATTTTTTCTACCTGACGGGTTTTGAGGAGGACAATGCCGCGCTCGTGCTTGTCAAGGGCGGCGACACAAACAAGAGCATACTGTTTGTCCAGCCGAAAGTCGAGGAGATGGAGCTCTGGACGGGCAAGCGCACGGGCGTCGACGCAGCGAAGGAGCGTTTTGACTTCGACGAGGTCTATTCCGTCGAGCAGTTCGAGGAGAAGCTGCCCGAACTGCTGCAGAACCTGCCGCGGCTCTACGGCGATATTTTCGGGGCGGACGAGCGCTTCGAGAGCGCCCGGAATGCGGCGGACACGCTGCGCCACAAGCGGGAGACGAAGCGGCCGGTGTCACAGATGATCGACGTCACGCAGATGGTGCGGCAGATGCGGCTGCGCAAGAGCGAAGAGGAGATCGCCACGATCCGTGCGGGACTGGAGATTACGGCGGCGGCGCATCACCACGCCATGGCGGTCTGTACCCCCGGGATGATGGAGTATGCGCTCCAGGCGGAGTATGAGTACATGTTCACAAAGAACGGCGCCTACAGCGACGCCTACACGACCATCATCGCCGGCGGGGACCATGCCAATACCCTCCACTACATCAAAAACGATGCGCCGCTTAATGCGGGAGACCTCGTCCTCATCGACGCGGGGTGCGAATACCGCCACTACGCTACGGACATCACCCGGACCTTCCCCGTCGACGGCCGTTTCAGCGAGGCCCAGCGGGAGGTTTACGAGGCGGTCCTGGCGGTGCAGGTCGCCGTCATCGCCCAGATCGGGCCGGGGCTTTTGAAGAGCGAACTGCAGAAAAACGCCGAATGGATGCTTTGCGAGAAGATGGTTGCGCTGGGAATATTGCAGGGGGAGGTGGACGCGCTGATCGAGGCGAAAGCGCACAAAAAGTACTTCCCCCACGGCATCGGCCACTGGATGGGCATAGACGTGCACGACCAGGCACCCTACCACGACGCGGAGGGCAACGAATTGCCCCTGGCCCCCGGGATGGTGCTCACCATCGAGCCGGGGCTCTACCTGCCGGAGGGTGACGAGTCGCTTCCGGAGCGGTACCGCGGCATCGGCATCCGGATCGAGGACGATATCCTCGTGACGGAGAGCGGCTGCGAAAACCTCAGTGTTGCGGTGGCCAAATCGGTCGAGGCGATCGAGGCGCGCTGCGCTCAGAACGCGTAA
- a CDS encoding 50S ribosomal protein L11 methyltransferase yields MDEIYYELTVNPSSHRELFADFLADTLPVGFEETDTGFIVRSEDDLSTLQWGLEQFAEALQKALGSSIDVEMTLEKKRTEDWVRAYQESVTPVEVAPFYVHPTWSDPHPELVNIVLDPALAFGTGHHPTTASCLEAVGRFVEPGDDVIDVGCGSGILSIAACKLGANVDACDTDPVSVGNTLENCELNDVDLRHIWEGSAAQATATYDVVIANIVADVLVFIADELKKLLRPGGRLILSGILDKYEAKIVEAYADMDVAERIAKEEWVTLVVTPKG; encoded by the coding sequence ATGGATGAGATCTACTATGAGCTGACCGTCAACCCTTCGTCACACCGCGAGCTCTTTGCCGATTTCCTGGCCGACACCCTCCCGGTCGGCTTTGAAGAGACCGACACGGGCTTTATCGTCCGGAGCGAAGATGACCTCTCCACCCTGCAGTGGGGGCTGGAACAGTTTGCCGAAGCGCTGCAGAAAGCGCTGGGAAGCAGCATCGACGTCGAGATGACCCTGGAAAAGAAACGGACCGAGGACTGGGTGCGTGCCTACCAGGAGAGCGTTACCCCCGTCGAGGTGGCGCCTTTTTACGTCCACCCGACCTGGAGTGATCCGCATCCCGAACTTGTGAACATCGTCCTCGACCCGGCACTGGCCTTCGGGACGGGGCACCACCCCACGACGGCATCGTGCCTCGAAGCGGTCGGACGCTTCGTCGAACCCGGGGACGACGTCATCGATGTCGGCTGCGGCAGCGGCATTCTCTCCATCGCCGCCTGCAAGCTCGGCGCGAACGTCGACGCCTGCGACACGGACCCGGTCTCGGTCGGCAACACCCTGGAGAACTGCGAACTCAACGACGTAGACCTCCGCCACATCTGGGAAGGGTCGGCGGCCCAGGCGACGGCAACCTACGATGTCGTCATCGCCAATATCGTCGCGGACGTCCTTGTCTTCATCGCCGACGAGCTGAAAAAGCTGTTGCGGCCGGGCGGCAGGCTGATTCTTTCAGGCATATTGGATAAATATGAAGCTAAAATTGTGGAGGCTTACGCGGATATGGATGTCGCGGAGCGAATCGCAAAAGAGGAATGGGTCACCCTTGTCGTGACACCAAAAGGATAA
- a CDS encoding MATE family efflux transporter → MNKKILSLAIPNIISNISVPLVSAVDTMLMGHQGSAELAALGLVSMIFVFLYGSLNFLRMGTTGMTAQAFGAHDTRGISLTLYRALLVTLLFAGLLLLFRGPLAATAFKLMNVGAGYSEEAMRYFELRIWTAPAVLMLYALTGWYFGMQNAVIPLAVTLCINLVNIVLSYYFVMELGWGIEGAAYGTLIAQYAGLLLAMGFLLRYKARLHPYGIAAMLQRSELGRFLHVNKDIFIRTTALTFVFAFFYAQAAKESEQTLTVMILLLQFVVWFSYSLDGFANAAESLVGRYYGAKEWGDFHRVIRYLFAWGVGFSLLYMLFYGLFGGAILHLYTDQQPIIDATLPFMPYVVAIPLLSFAAFIWDGVFIGMTAARALRNAILYSTALFLGLFYLTKEIDFTDALWMNFMLFFLFRGVIQSWMFYREKEALA, encoded by the coding sequence ATGAACAAAAAGATACTCTCCCTCGCGATCCCGAACATCATCAGCAATATCTCCGTGCCGCTGGTCTCGGCGGTCGATACGATGCTGATGGGGCACCAGGGAAGCGCCGAACTCGCGGCGCTGGGGCTGGTGAGCATGATCTTCGTTTTCCTCTACGGTTCGCTCAATTTCCTGCGCATGGGAACGACGGGCATGACCGCGCAAGCCTTCGGAGCGCACGATACGCGGGGTATCTCCCTGACGCTTTACCGCGCCTTGCTTGTGACGCTGCTGTTTGCGGGATTGCTGCTGCTCTTTCGGGGGCCGCTGGCCGCCACCGCGTTTAAGCTGATGAACGTCGGTGCGGGGTACAGCGAGGAGGCGATGCGCTACTTCGAGCTGCGCATCTGGACGGCACCGGCGGTCTTGATGCTCTATGCGCTGACGGGGTGGTACTTCGGGATGCAGAATGCCGTGATCCCGCTCGCGGTCACCCTCTGCATCAACCTCGTCAATATCGTGCTCAGCTACTACTTCGTTATGGAGTTGGGCTGGGGAATAGAGGGGGCGGCGTACGGCACGCTCATCGCCCAGTACGCCGGGCTGCTTCTCGCCATGGGGTTCTTGCTCAGGTACAAAGCGCGGTTGCACCCTTACGGTATTGCAGCGATGCTGCAGCGCAGCGAGCTGGGGCGTTTCCTGCATGTCAACAAGGATATCTTCATCCGCACGACGGCGCTGACCTTCGTCTTTGCGTTTTTCTACGCCCAGGCGGCCAAAGAGAGCGAGCAGACCCTGACGGTGATGATCCTTCTATTGCAGTTCGTCGTCTGGTTCTCCTACAGTCTCGACGGTTTCGCCAACGCGGCGGAGTCCCTCGTCGGCCGTTATTACGGAGCAAAGGAGTGGGGGGATTTTCACCGCGTCATCCGCTACCTCTTCGCCTGGGGCGTCGGCTTCAGCCTGCTCTATATGCTTTTTTACGGCCTTTTCGGCGGGGCTATTTTGCACCTTTACACGGATCAGCAACCCATTATCGACGCGACGCTCCCCTTCATGCCCTACGTCGTTGCCATACCGCTGCTGAGCTTCGCCGCCTTTATCTGGGACGGGGTCTTTATCGGGATGACGGCAGCAAGGGCGCTGCGCAATGCCATCCTCTACTCCACGGCACTTTTCCTCGGGCTTTTTTACTTGACGAAGGAGATCGATTTTACCGATGCGCTCTGGATGAATTTTATGCTCTTCTTCCTCTTCCGGGGCGTGATCCAGAGCTGGATGTTCTACCGCGAAAAGGAAGCGTTGGCTTAG
- the serS gene encoding serine--tRNA ligase, protein MIDLKLLQKDFENVSAALMRKKVSPDLIDELRTRNEALKKAKVAFEEVQAAQNEMSRLFGQYKKEGKDIAELKAKVDANKLRIGELQEAQREAEAALDSLAMGIPNMPDADVPDGEDENDNVEIAKILEPRHFAFTPKEHWELGEANGWIDFERGVKIAHSRFAVMNDMGARLERALINFMLDFNRERGFTEMSVPELVNSRALEGTGQLPKFEEDLYKTEEEDLYLVPTAEVPLTNLYQDEIIPEEALPIKMTGHTACFRKEAGSAGRDTRGIIRQHQFRKVELVSITKADDSDRVFDEMVACASDLLKALELPHRLVTLCTGDLGFGAAKTIDLEVWLPGQNTYREISSVSNTRDFQARRAKIRYKEGKKNVLAHTLNGSSLAVGRTMVAIMENFQNEDGSIEIPQVLHKYL, encoded by the coding sequence ATGATCGACCTCAAACTGCTTCAAAAAGATTTCGAAAACGTCAGTGCCGCGCTGATGCGCAAAAAGGTCAGCCCCGACCTGATCGACGAACTCCGCACACGCAACGAAGCCCTCAAAAAAGCCAAAGTGGCTTTCGAAGAGGTGCAGGCGGCCCAGAACGAGATGAGCCGCCTTTTCGGGCAGTATAAAAAAGAGGGCAAGGATATCGCCGAGCTCAAGGCGAAGGTCGACGCGAACAAGCTCCGCATCGGCGAACTGCAGGAGGCGCAGCGCGAGGCCGAAGCTGCCCTCGACAGCCTCGCGATGGGGATCCCGAACATGCCCGATGCCGACGTCCCGGACGGCGAAGACGAAAACGACAACGTCGAGATCGCCAAAATCCTCGAACCGCGCCACTTCGCTTTCACCCCGAAAGAGCACTGGGAGCTGGGGGAAGCCAACGGCTGGATCGACTTCGAACGCGGCGTCAAGATCGCCCACAGCCGTTTTGCCGTCATGAACGACATGGGTGCGCGCCTCGAACGCGCCCTCATCAACTTCATGCTCGACTTCAACCGCGAACGCGGCTTTACGGAGATGAGCGTGCCCGAACTCGTCAACAGCCGCGCACTCGAAGGTACCGGCCAGCTGCCGAAGTTCGAAGAGGACCTTTATAAGACCGAAGAGGAGGATCTCTACCTCGTCCCGACGGCCGAGGTGCCGCTGACGAACCTCTACCAGGACGAGATCATCCCCGAAGAGGCCCTGCCGATCAAGATGACGGGACACACCGCCTGTTTCCGCAAGGAGGCGGGCTCCGCCGGGCGCGACACCCGCGGCATCATCCGTCAGCACCAGTTCAGAAAGGTCGAACTCGTCAGCATCACCAAGGCCGATGATAGCGACCGCGTCTTCGACGAGATGGTGGCCTGCGCCTCCGACCTCCTCAAGGCCCTCGAACTCCCCCACCGCCTCGTCACGCTCTGTACCGGCGACCTCGGCTTCGGTGCGGCAAAGACGATCGACCTCGAAGTGTGGCTGCCGGGGCAGAACACCTACCGCGAGATCAGTTCCGTTTCCAACACCCGCGACTTCCAGGCCCGCCGGGCAAAGATTCGCTACAAAGAGGGCAAGAAGAACGTCCTCGCCCATACCCTCAACGGTTCCTCCCTCGCCGTCGGCCGCACGATGGTCGCCATCATGGAAAATTTCCAAAATGAAGACGGCTCCATCGAGATCCCGCAGGTCCTGCACAAATACCTCTAA
- the ftsH gene encoding ATP-dependent zinc metalloprotease FtsH, whose protein sequence is MAQQDNNQDNNNKNFFNQNPLITFAIFSVVVILIFKALIGEQGGNGVMGQSVSKTQEVSYSELKDLIKSKSISKVAIGQSYIRALGEQNGQKITYTARKVANDDTLVPLLDKEKIDYSGFSESNWFTEMFGWLLPFLIIIAIWMFMAGRMQKNMGGGILGMGNAKKLVNSEKPKTKFEDVAGAEEAKEEVHEIVDFLRYPERYVELGAKIPKGVLLVGSPGTGKTLLAKAVAGEADVPFFSVSGSSFIEMFVGVGAARVRDLFEQAKKDAPSIIFIDEIDAIGKSRAAGGMMGGNDEREQTLNQLLAEMDGFSTDTPIIILAATNRPEVLDPALLRPGRFDRQVLVDKPDYEGRIAILKVHVKGIKIDEDVDLEEIARLTAGLAGADLANIINEAALLAGRKSQKSVHQRDIRESVERAIAGLAKKSRRIDEKEKRIVAYHESGHALLAETTKGAKKVSKVSIVPRGLAALGYTLNTPEENKYLAQKHELFAEVDVLLGGRAAEEVFIGEISTGASNDLERATDIIKAMVQMYGMSDVAGLMVLERQRSTFLGGGMSQAREYSEKMAQDMDAFIKQTLEEHYTDVKARLETYRGAIEDMVSLLYKRENITGAEVREIIQAFETANGMETLLDETAAAKADREVSEDMSQASAMPEDGTERS, encoded by the coding sequence ATGGCGCAACAAGATAACAACCAAGATAACAATAACAAGAACTTTTTTAACCAGAACCCGCTGATCACCTTCGCGATCTTTTCGGTCGTCGTCATTCTGATCTTCAAAGCCCTTATCGGGGAGCAGGGCGGCAACGGCGTCATGGGACAGAGCGTCAGCAAGACGCAGGAGGTCAGCTACTCCGAACTGAAGGATCTCATCAAGAGCAAGAGCATCTCCAAGGTGGCGATAGGCCAGTCCTACATCCGCGCCCTGGGTGAGCAGAACGGTCAGAAGATCACCTATACGGCACGCAAAGTCGCCAACGACGATACCCTCGTACCGCTGCTGGATAAAGAGAAGATCGACTACAGCGGCTTCTCCGAGTCCAACTGGTTTACGGAGATGTTCGGATGGCTGCTGCCGTTTTTGATCATCATCGCCATCTGGATGTTCATGGCGGGCCGCATGCAAAAAAACATGGGCGGCGGCATTCTCGGCATGGGCAACGCCAAGAAGCTTGTAAACTCCGAAAAGCCCAAGACGAAGTTTGAAGACGTCGCCGGGGCGGAAGAGGCCAAAGAGGAGGTCCATGAGATCGTCGACTTCCTTCGCTACCCGGAACGCTACGTCGAACTGGGTGCCAAGATCCCCAAAGGGGTTCTGCTGGTCGGAAGCCCGGGGACAGGTAAGACCCTTCTGGCTAAGGCCGTTGCGGGCGAAGCGGACGTGCCGTTCTTCTCCGTTTCGGGCTCGAGCTTTATCGAGATGTTCGTCGGGGTCGGTGCCGCGCGGGTCCGCGACCTCTTCGAACAGGCGAAGAAAGACGCCCCCTCCATCATCTTCATCGACGAGATCGACGCCATCGGTAAGAGCCGTGCCGCCGGCGGCATGATGGGCGGCAACGACGAGCGCGAGCAGACGCTGAACCAGCTGCTCGCCGAGATGGACGGTTTCAGCACCGACACGCCGATTATCATCCTTGCCGCGACAAACCGCCCGGAGGTCCTCGACCCCGCGCTCCTGCGCCCGGGCCGTTTCGACCGCCAGGTGCTTGTCGACAAGCCTGATTACGAGGGGCGTATCGCGATCCTGAAGGTCCATGTCAAAGGGATCAAGATCGACGAGGACGTCGACCTTGAAGAGATCGCGCGCCTGACCGCCGGTCTGGCGGGGGCGGACCTTGCCAACATCATCAACGAGGCGGCGCTGCTCGCGGGCCGCAAGAGCCAGAAAAGCGTCCACCAGCGCGATATCCGCGAATCGGTCGAGCGCGCCATCGCCGGTCTGGCGAAGAAGAGCCGCCGCATCGACGAGAAAGAGAAGCGGATTGTCGCTTACCATGAGAGCGGCCACGCTCTGCTGGCGGAGACGACAAAGGGTGCGAAGAAGGTCTCCAAGGTCTCCATCGTGCCGCGCGGTCTTGCGGCGCTGGGGTATACCCTCAATACGCCCGAGGAAAACAAGTACCTGGCGCAGAAGCACGAACTGTTCGCCGAGGTCGACGTCCTGCTGGGCGGCCGCGCGGCCGAAGAGGTCTTTATCGGCGAGATCTCGACGGGGGCGAGCAACGACCTCGAACGTGCCACCGACATCATCAAGGCCATGGTACAGATGTACGGCATGAGCGATGTCGCGGGCCTGATGGTCCTCGAGCGCCAGCGCAGCACCTTCCTCGGCGGCGGGATGAGCCAGGCCCGGGAATACAGCGAGAAGATGGCGCAGGATATGGACGCCTTTATCAAGCAGACGCTCGAAGAGCATTATACGGACGTCAAAGCGCGCCTGGAGACCTACCGCGGTGCGATCGAGGATATGGTCTCCCTGCTGTATAAACGCGAGAACATTACCGGGGCCGAGGTGCGCGAGATTATCCAGGCGTTCGAAACGGCCAACGGCATGGAAACTCTGCTGGACGAAACGGCGGCGGCAAAAGCCGACCGTGAAGTCTCCGAAGATATGTCGCAGGCCTCTGCGATGCCTGAGGACGGCACGGAACGGTCATGA
- the pssA gene encoding CDP-diacylglycerol--serine O-phosphatidyltransferase, translating to MAAPSRSLAFLLPNLFTAASIFAGVYSMIAATQGRFGFAAWMILLSLIFDGLDGRVARLTNTCSRFGAEFDSLADIIAFGAAPAMLIYLYAGHEYGRFGVLVSALFVIFGAIRLARFNVMTAQTEPSVFIGVPIPTAATFSAVLVLLFTKYGGHAAYGWIILAGALVTALLMVSNIRYPSFKKIDMHAMHVKRVLVALLVAASLIFLYPIEGVALMFTIYILYGPLRATWFFYQRYTLLRKYRHRHKK from the coding sequence ATGGCCGCACCGTCGCGCTCACTCGCTTTTCTGCTTCCGAACCTCTTCACCGCCGCAAGCATCTTCGCCGGCGTCTACAGCATGATCGCCGCCACGCAGGGACGGTTCGGGTTTGCCGCGTGGATGATACTCCTTTCGCTCATCTTTGACGGACTCGACGGCCGCGTCGCCCGCCTGACCAACACCTGCAGCCGCTTCGGCGCCGAGTTCGACTCCCTGGCCGACATCATCGCCTTCGGTGCCGCACCGGCGATGCTCATCTACCTTTATGCCGGGCACGAGTACGGGCGTTTCGGGGTACTTGTCAGCGCGCTCTTCGTCATTTTCGGCGCGATACGTCTTGCCCGTTTCAACGTGATGACCGCCCAGACGGAACCCTCGGTCTTCATCGGGGTGCCTATCCCGACCGCAGCCACTTTTTCGGCCGTGCTTGTGCTGCTGTTCACGAAATACGGGGGGCATGCCGCCTACGGCTGGATCATCCTGGCCGGAGCGCTTGTCACGGCGCTGCTGATGGTCAGCAACATCCGTTACCCCAGTTTCAAAAAGATCGATATGCACGCGATGCACGTCAAGCGGGTTCTGGTGGCGCTGCTGGTGGCGGCTTCGCTGATCTTCCTCTACCCCATCGAGGGCGTCGCCCTGATGTTTACGATCTACATTCTTTACGGACCGCTGCGCGCCACCTGGTTCTTCTACCAGCGCTATACCCTGCTGCGCAAATACCGGCACCGGCATAAAAAGTAG
- the hisA gene encoding 1-(5-phosphoribosyl)-5-[(5-phosphoribosylamino)methylideneamino]imidazole-4-carboxamide isomerase — translation MTILPAIDLKDGEAVRLTKGLMESAKVYSSQPWELVKRFEELGAEWVHLVDLNGAFAGEPKNLEQIEKIRQNCSVKLELGGGIRDEATIKRYLDLGIDRVILGSIAVKDPEFVKAMAAKYPVVVGIDAIDGYVAVEGWGEVSEMKATDLAKAFADAGVEAIICTDVGRDGTLGGVNVDFTLDIARASGIPTIASGGVRDDSDLAALAVTDEVAGVIIGKAFYEGTIDLEEVMKVYGNG, via the coding sequence ATGACGATATTACCGGCAATTGACCTGAAAGACGGTGAGGCGGTCCGCCTGACCAAGGGGCTTATGGAGAGTGCGAAGGTGTACTCCTCCCAGCCCTGGGAGCTTGTCAAGCGTTTCGAGGAACTGGGGGCTGAATGGGTCCACCTCGTCGACCTCAACGGTGCCTTCGCCGGAGAGCCGAAAAACCTCGAGCAGATCGAGAAGATTCGCCAGAACTGCAGCGTCAAACTGGAGCTGGGCGGCGGGATCCGCGACGAGGCGACGATCAAACGCTACCTCGACCTGGGCATCGACCGTGTCATCCTCGGTTCCATTGCCGTGAAAGACCCCGAATTCGTCAAAGCGATGGCGGCCAAATACCCCGTTGTCGTCGGAATCGACGCCATTGACGGCTATGTCGCCGTCGAGGGATGGGGCGAAGTGAGCGAGATGAAAGCGACGGACCTGGCAAAGGCTTTCGCCGATGCGGGTGTCGAGGCGATCATCTGTACCGATGTCGGCCGTGACGGCACCCTCGGCGGCGTCAACGTCGATTTCACCCTCGATATCGCCCGCGCTTCCGGCATCCCGACGATCGCCAGCGGCGGGGTCCGCGACGACAGCGACCTCGCAGCCCTGGCGGTGACCGATGAGGTCGCCGGCGTGATTATCGGCAAAGCCTTTTATGAAGGGACGATTGACCTCGAAGAGGTGATGAAGGTGTACGGGAATGGATGA